From one Notolabrus celidotus isolate fNotCel1 chromosome 2, fNotCel1.pri, whole genome shotgun sequence genomic stretch:
- the atcaya gene encoding caytaxin isoform X2, producing the protein MGTTEATLRMENMEVKDEWQDEDFPRPLPEYGDMDPSCGLTDNRSSPPHTLSVSPPGGGGGVSSHRKRRTLVAPEMNLSLDQSEGSLLSDDFLDTPDDLDINVDDIDTPDETDSLEFITNGNELEWEDDAPVASAKAGPGASSGQADEDGNANSGRLWRTVIIGEQEHRIDMQVIRPYLRVITHGGYYGEGLNAIIVFSACYLPDSSCPDYHYIMENLFLYVVSSLEMLVAEDYLIIYMNGGTPRNKMPGISWLKKCYQMIDRRLRKNLKSLVIAHPTWFIRTVLAISRPFISVKFMNKIQYVHSLDELAEIVPMEHVHVPESVVQFDEERIKARRERMEQERRQQEQQQSVPQEPIKKSERPKSMIADQGL; encoded by the exons ACCACTACCAGAGTACGGTGACATGGATCCCTCCTGCGGTCTCACAGACAACAGGTCCT CCCCCCCTCACACACTGAGTGTGAGCCcgcctggaggaggaggaggtgtgtcaTCCCACAGAAAACGTCGTACGCTTGTTGCTCCAGAGATGAACCTCTCACTGGACCAGAGTGAGGgttctttgttgtcagatgacttCCTGGATACACCGGATGACCTGGACATAAATGTGGATGACATCGATACACCTGATGAGACAGACTCACTGGAGTTCATCACCAATGGGAATGAGCTGGAGTGGGAAG ATGACGCACCAGTAGCCTCAGCCAAAGCAGGTCCTGGTGCCAGCTCAGGACAAGCAGATGAAGACGGGAATGCCAACAGCGGACGTCTGTGGAGGACGGTGATCATCGGAGAGCAGGAGCATCGTATTGACATGCAGGTTATCAGACCGTACCTGCGGGTCATCACACACGGAG GTTACTATGGCGAGGGCCTCAATGCCATCATTGTTTTCTCTGCATGTTACCTGCCTGACAGCAGCTGTCCAGACTACCACTACATCATGGAGAACCTCTTCCT GTATGTGGTGAGCAGCCTGGAGATGCTGGTGGCTGAAGATTACCTGATCATCTACATGAACGGAGGCACTCCTCGGAACAAGATGCCTGGGATCAGCTGGCTGAAGAAATGTTACCAAATGATCGACAGAAG ATTGAGGAAGAACCTGAAGTCTTTGGTCATTGCTCATCCTACCTGGTTCATACGCACTGTCCTGGCTATATCTAGGCCCTTTATCAG TGTGAAGTTCATGAATAAGATCCAGTACGTCCACAGCCTGGATGAACTGGCAGAGATCGTCCCCATGGAGCACGTCCATGTTCCAGAGAGTGTGGTGCA ATTTGATGAGGAGAGGATTAAAGCACGGAGGGAAAG gatggAACAGGAGCGCAGACAGcaagagcagcagcagtcagtCCCACAGGAACCAATTAAAAAGTCAGAGAG gCCAAAGTCAATGATTGCAGATCAAGGATTATAA
- the atcaya gene encoding caytaxin isoform X3: protein MDPSCGLTDNRSSPPHTLSVSPPGGGGGVSSHRKRRTLVAPEMNLSLDQSEGSLLSDDFLDTPDDLDINVDDIDTPDETDSLEFITNGNELEWEDDAPVASAKAGPGASSGQADEDGNANSGRLWRTVIIGEQEHRIDMQVIRPYLRVITHGGYYGEGLNAIIVFSACYLPDSSCPDYHYIMENLFLYVVSSLEMLVAEDYLIIYMNGGTPRNKMPGISWLKKCYQMIDRRLRKNLKSLVIAHPTWFIRTVLAISRPFISVKFMNKIQYVHSLDELAEIVPMEHVHVPESVVQFDEERIKARRERMEQERRQQEQQQSVPQEPIKKSERPKSMIADQGL from the exons ATGGATCCCTCCTGCGGTCTCACAGACAACAGGTCCT CCCCCCCTCACACACTGAGTGTGAGCCcgcctggaggaggaggaggtgtgtcaTCCCACAGAAAACGTCGTACGCTTGTTGCTCCAGAGATGAACCTCTCACTGGACCAGAGTGAGGgttctttgttgtcagatgacttCCTGGATACACCGGATGACCTGGACATAAATGTGGATGACATCGATACACCTGATGAGACAGACTCACTGGAGTTCATCACCAATGGGAATGAGCTGGAGTGGGAAG ATGACGCACCAGTAGCCTCAGCCAAAGCAGGTCCTGGTGCCAGCTCAGGACAAGCAGATGAAGACGGGAATGCCAACAGCGGACGTCTGTGGAGGACGGTGATCATCGGAGAGCAGGAGCATCGTATTGACATGCAGGTTATCAGACCGTACCTGCGGGTCATCACACACGGAG GTTACTATGGCGAGGGCCTCAATGCCATCATTGTTTTCTCTGCATGTTACCTGCCTGACAGCAGCTGTCCAGACTACCACTACATCATGGAGAACCTCTTCCT GTATGTGGTGAGCAGCCTGGAGATGCTGGTGGCTGAAGATTACCTGATCATCTACATGAACGGAGGCACTCCTCGGAACAAGATGCCTGGGATCAGCTGGCTGAAGAAATGTTACCAAATGATCGACAGAAG ATTGAGGAAGAACCTGAAGTCTTTGGTCATTGCTCATCCTACCTGGTTCATACGCACTGTCCTGGCTATATCTAGGCCCTTTATCAG TGTGAAGTTCATGAATAAGATCCAGTACGTCCACAGCCTGGATGAACTGGCAGAGATCGTCCCCATGGAGCACGTCCATGTTCCAGAGAGTGTGGTGCA ATTTGATGAGGAGAGGATTAAAGCACGGAGGGAAAG gatggAACAGGAGCGCAGACAGcaagagcagcagcagtcagtCCCACAGGAACCAATTAAAAAGTCAGAGAG gCCAAAGTCAATGATTGCAGATCAAGGATTATAA